From the genome of Calliopsis andreniformis isolate RMS-2024a unplaced genomic scaffold, iyCalAndr_principal scaffold0022, whole genome shotgun sequence, one region includes:
- the LOC143187064 gene encoding uncharacterized protein LOC143187064: MPLWNFIRDIFGGRSSEEPKAEGFFDYRREYDRDNFRNPIWQNDEDDDDIDDFRHSRRGMQFPIYSDPLEITKYFESQMDNILKTFMFGFNDRGFDSSVNVFPFAPPQKESLRDRMLKSGDSNFNQPEQKRDTDLDGKITANNFSNIWDKCSEPQPIIGKSIIGKSIIKEFIRRHDGTIEQKQIFRDSEGNEEVSISQQIGDKIHTVITKKDKNGVETKTEKFINMDESELIGNKWLPSNKNNKNSNTDLNYFPWEKFFKPDPKL; the protein is encoded by the exons ATGCCACTCTGGAATTTTATTCGTGATATATTTGGTGGAAGGAGTTCAGAGGAACCAAAAGCTGAAGG ATTTTTTGACTATCGAAGAGAGTATGATAGAGATAATTTCAGAAATCCAATTTGGCAAAATGATGAGGATGATGATGACATTGATGATTTCAG GCATTCTAGGAGAGGCATGCAGTTTCCTATATACAGTGATCCATtagaaattacaaaatatttcGAATCACAGATGGATAACATATTAAAAACTTTTATGTTTGGATTTAACGACAGAG gtTTTGATTCATCTGTGAATGTATTTCCGTTTGCACCTCCCCAAAAAGAGAGTTTACGAGATAGAATGTTAAAATCTGGTGACAGTAATTTTAACCAACCCGAACAAAAAAGGGATACAGATCTTGACGGAAA aATTACAGCCAATAACTTCTCTAATATTTGGGACAAATGTAGTGAACCACAACCTATAATTGGAAAATCTATAATTGGAAAATCTATAATAAAGGAATTTATTCGAAGACACGATGGAACAATAGAACAAAAGCAAATTTTTAGAGACAGTGAAGGAAATGAGGAAGTAAGTATATCTCAACAGATTGGTGACAAAATACATACTGTTATCACAAAGAAGGACAAGAATGGAGTGGAAACTAAAACAGAAAAATTCATTAATATGGATGAAA GTGAATTAATAGGAAACAAATGGTTACCATCAAATAAGAATAATAAGAATTCTAATACAGACTTAAATTATTTTCCATGGGAAAAATTTTTTAAGCCAGATCCAAAATTATAA
- the LOC143187063 gene encoding DNA helicase MCM8-like isoform X1 yields the protein MVFTIDMCELYNDTTFLNEWYDFKQSIFENPEHTLNCFKLAIHQKILGTVPKTNLTSPMSIINSLSTVRLKILNCESVVCLQDLKTNFYGKLVSVRGSVIRVGHVKHIAEWTVFVCRKCNLQKIVKQPQGIYTVPKKCSLCGTSKFRAILDAPQMKTVFFQTLKIQEFLNDDQNNRGGMPRVFDVELMDYLVNTCIPGDDITVTGIIKGASNTKSRKKVSFSLYMEAVTIINNKQRFQSRNSMDNEMSMRDYITIQKIYNTSNIFPLLVHSLCPTIYGHEMIKAGLLLSLFGGNPEHSKRDSIHTLLVGDPGLGKSQMLQACSKVAMKGVYVCGNTSTSSGLTITLTKGSKTSNFTLEPGALVLADKGCCCIDEFDKMSKQYAALLESMEQQCVSVAKSGIVCSLPTRTSILAAANPINGRFNRSKTLIKNLKMTPPLLSRFDLIFLLIDEPNEHEDDLLCKHVMLYHTRKNIINKAQINIHQHTDTSIIDGSSLRSRLASSVNENISALPQSVLQKYISYARRYVKPKLTKEAAAMLQDYYLELRKRKDKCGGLCIYNRKLEAMIRLTEARAKLELRTEATEVDAADVIELLRYTFDKISCWQVVGNNRRTTGKLDGFIQLLRKETFFDRQKTFTMESLREIALTGKFATKNFSQFISKLNEQGILLQTGSNTFKFVP from the exons ATGGTGTTTACAATCGATATGTGTGAACTATACAATgatacaacatttttaaatGAATGGTACGATTTCAAGCAAAGTATTTTTGAAAATCCAGAACATACATTGAATTGTTTTAAACTTGCTATTCATCAG AAAATATTGGGTACAGTACCAAAAACAAATTTAACAAGCCCTATGTCAATTATAAATTCACTATCTACTGTAAgattaaaaatattgaattgtGAATCAGTTGTATGTTTACAAGATctgaaaacaaatttttatg GCAAGCTAGTGTCTGTTAGAGGTTCTGTAATACGAGTGGGTCATGTGAAACATATTGCAGAATGGACTGTATTTGTGTGCCGTAAATGTAATTTACAAAAAATCGTTAAACAGCCACAAGGAATTTATACTGTCCCAAAAAAATGTAGTCTATGTGGAACATCTAAATTTCGTGCAATACTAGATGCACCACAAATGAAAACTGTTTTTTTTcaaacgcttaaaatacaagaatTTTTAAACGATGACCag AATAATAGAGGCGGTATGCCTAGAGTATTTGATGTCGAATTAATGGATTATTTAGTTAATACTTGCATACCTGGGGATGATATTACTGTAACAGGAATCATAAAG GGAGCCAGTAACACTAAATCACGTAAAAAAGTTTCATTTAGTTTATATATGGAAGCTGTtactataattaataataaacagagaTTTCAAAGTAGAAATAGTATGGATAATGAAATGTCGATGAGAGACTATATAACAATACAG aaaatatataatacATCAAATATTTTTCCACTTCTGGTGCATTCCCTTTGTCCAACTATATATGGTCATGAAATGATTAAAGCTGGattattattaagtttatttggtGGAAATCCAGAACATTCAAAGCGAGATAGTATACATACATTACTTGTTGGTGACCCAGGTCTTGGAAAGTCACAGATGTTACAAGCATGTTCAAAAGTAGCTATGAAAG gTGTATATGTTTGTGGAAATACGAGTACATCTTCTGGACTGACAATAACGCTTACAAAAGGTAGTAAAACTAGCAACTTTACTTTAGAACCAGGTGCATTAGTTTTGGCTGATAAAGGTTGTTGTTGCATTGATGAATTCGACAAAATGTCTAAGCAGTATGcg GCATTATTAGAATCCATGGAACAGCAATGTGTAAGCGTTGCAAAGTCAGGAATAGTTTGTTCTCTTCCCACTAGAACTTCAATTCTTGCAGCTGCCAATCCAATTAATGGTCGATTTAATAGAAGTAAAACactaataaaaaatttgaaaatgactCCACCTCTATTATCACGTTttgatttaatatttttattgattGATGAACCAAATGAG CATGAAGATGATTTATTATGTAAACATGTTATGTTATATCACACTCGCAAAAATATAATCAATAAAGCACAAATAAATATTCATCAACATACAGATACATCAATCATAGATGGATCTTCGTTGAG AAGCAGACTTGCGTCTTCTGTAAATGAAAATATAAGTGCTCTTCCACAGTCAGTGCTTCAAAAGTATATCTCATATGCACGACGATACGTTAAGCCTAAATTAACTAAAGAAGCAGCAGCAATGTTACAAGATTATTACTTAGAGCTCCGAAAGAGAAAAGATAAATGCGGTGGTTTGTGTATTTATAACAGAAAGTTAGAAGCTATGATAAGATTAACTGAA GCTAGAGCAAAGTTAGAATTACGCACAGAAGCAACTGAAGTAGACGCTGCTGATGTAATAGAACTTCTACGATATACATTTGATAAAATCAGTTGTTGGCAGGTAGTAGGGAATAATAGAAGAACTACTGGAAAA cttGATGGATTTATACAATTACTAAGAAAGGAAACATTTTTTGATAGACAAAAAACATTTACCATGGAAAGTCTACGTGAAATTGCATTAACAGGAAAGTTTGCAACAAAGAATTTTTCTCAATTCATTTCAAAGTTAAATGAACAAGGCATTTTATTACAAACTGGTAGTAACACTTTTAAATTTGTTCCTTAA
- the LOC143187063 gene encoding DNA helicase MCM8-like isoform X2, which produces MKILGTVPKTNLTSPMSIINSLSTVRLKILNCESVVCLQDLKTNFYGKLVSVRGSVIRVGHVKHIAEWTVFVCRKCNLQKIVKQPQGIYTVPKKCSLCGTSKFRAILDAPQMKTVFFQTLKIQEFLNDDQNNRGGMPRVFDVELMDYLVNTCIPGDDITVTGIIKGASNTKSRKKVSFSLYMEAVTIINNKQRFQSRNSMDNEMSMRDYITIQKIYNTSNIFPLLVHSLCPTIYGHEMIKAGLLLSLFGGNPEHSKRDSIHTLLVGDPGLGKSQMLQACSKVAMKGVYVCGNTSTSSGLTITLTKGSKTSNFTLEPGALVLADKGCCCIDEFDKMSKQYAALLESMEQQCVSVAKSGIVCSLPTRTSILAAANPINGRFNRSKTLIKNLKMTPPLLSRFDLIFLLIDEPNEHEDDLLCKHVMLYHTRKNIINKAQINIHQHTDTSIIDGSSLRSRLASSVNENISALPQSVLQKYISYARRYVKPKLTKEAAAMLQDYYLELRKRKDKCGGLCIYNRKLEAMIRLTEARAKLELRTEATEVDAADVIELLRYTFDKISCWQVVGNNRRTTGKLDGFIQLLRKETFFDRQKTFTMESLREIALTGKFATKNFSQFISKLNEQGILLQTGSNTFKFVP; this is translated from the exons ATG AAAATATTGGGTACAGTACCAAAAACAAATTTAACAAGCCCTATGTCAATTATAAATTCACTATCTACTGTAAgattaaaaatattgaattgtGAATCAGTTGTATGTTTACAAGATctgaaaacaaatttttatg GCAAGCTAGTGTCTGTTAGAGGTTCTGTAATACGAGTGGGTCATGTGAAACATATTGCAGAATGGACTGTATTTGTGTGCCGTAAATGTAATTTACAAAAAATCGTTAAACAGCCACAAGGAATTTATACTGTCCCAAAAAAATGTAGTCTATGTGGAACATCTAAATTTCGTGCAATACTAGATGCACCACAAATGAAAACTGTTTTTTTTcaaacgcttaaaatacaagaatTTTTAAACGATGACCag AATAATAGAGGCGGTATGCCTAGAGTATTTGATGTCGAATTAATGGATTATTTAGTTAATACTTGCATACCTGGGGATGATATTACTGTAACAGGAATCATAAAG GGAGCCAGTAACACTAAATCACGTAAAAAAGTTTCATTTAGTTTATATATGGAAGCTGTtactataattaataataaacagagaTTTCAAAGTAGAAATAGTATGGATAATGAAATGTCGATGAGAGACTATATAACAATACAG aaaatatataatacATCAAATATTTTTCCACTTCTGGTGCATTCCCTTTGTCCAACTATATATGGTCATGAAATGATTAAAGCTGGattattattaagtttatttggtGGAAATCCAGAACATTCAAAGCGAGATAGTATACATACATTACTTGTTGGTGACCCAGGTCTTGGAAAGTCACAGATGTTACAAGCATGTTCAAAAGTAGCTATGAAAG gTGTATATGTTTGTGGAAATACGAGTACATCTTCTGGACTGACAATAACGCTTACAAAAGGTAGTAAAACTAGCAACTTTACTTTAGAACCAGGTGCATTAGTTTTGGCTGATAAAGGTTGTTGTTGCATTGATGAATTCGACAAAATGTCTAAGCAGTATGcg GCATTATTAGAATCCATGGAACAGCAATGTGTAAGCGTTGCAAAGTCAGGAATAGTTTGTTCTCTTCCCACTAGAACTTCAATTCTTGCAGCTGCCAATCCAATTAATGGTCGATTTAATAGAAGTAAAACactaataaaaaatttgaaaatgactCCACCTCTATTATCACGTTttgatttaatatttttattgattGATGAACCAAATGAG CATGAAGATGATTTATTATGTAAACATGTTATGTTATATCACACTCGCAAAAATATAATCAATAAAGCACAAATAAATATTCATCAACATACAGATACATCAATCATAGATGGATCTTCGTTGAG AAGCAGACTTGCGTCTTCTGTAAATGAAAATATAAGTGCTCTTCCACAGTCAGTGCTTCAAAAGTATATCTCATATGCACGACGATACGTTAAGCCTAAATTAACTAAAGAAGCAGCAGCAATGTTACAAGATTATTACTTAGAGCTCCGAAAGAGAAAAGATAAATGCGGTGGTTTGTGTATTTATAACAGAAAGTTAGAAGCTATGATAAGATTAACTGAA GCTAGAGCAAAGTTAGAATTACGCACAGAAGCAACTGAAGTAGACGCTGCTGATGTAATAGAACTTCTACGATATACATTTGATAAAATCAGTTGTTGGCAGGTAGTAGGGAATAATAGAAGAACTACTGGAAAA cttGATGGATTTATACAATTACTAAGAAAGGAAACATTTTTTGATAGACAAAAAACATTTACCATGGAAAGTCTACGTGAAATTGCATTAACAGGAAAGTTTGCAACAAAGAATTTTTCTCAATTCATTTCAAAGTTAAATGAACAAGGCATTTTATTACAAACTGGTAGTAACACTTTTAAATTTGTTCCTTAA
- the LOC143186941 gene encoding uncharacterized protein LOC143186941, with protein sequence MPCDGKNPNCDKRRELLAQLKCLISSMEKKKPCEWDEPFCPPPVVCPISPCNPCDPCCIPVKCCKSFDFRASIIYRCECIKRNGLQDRCMMWDCMGRPECMTKLYPVCGPGRNALLKLTDLGDAEVALKKFYCADQAREAALAAYCRLVCNQGSTCPPIKCPSPCPPVCVQPQCCSPCVTYCTPPCISYNCCVPCPPPCPPLCPPPCPPPCPPPCPPPCPPPCPPPCVPLCCSPCPPCSPCPPCSPCPPCSPCPPCPPCVPCSPCPPCPPCVPCSPCPPCSPCPPCSPCPPCSPCPPCSPCPPCSPCPPCSPCPPCSPCPPPCPPPCPPPCPPCVPLCCSPCPPCPPCPPCPPPCVPLCPPPCPPPCPPPCVPLCCSPCPPCIPICPPCPPCPSPCIPMCPPPCIPFCPPSCF encoded by the exons ATGCCGTGTGATGGAAAAAATCCCAACTGTGACAAAAGGCGTGAATTATTAGCACAGCTAAAATGTTTGATCAGCTCTATGGAAAAGAA GAAACCATGCGAATGGGACGAACCGTTTTGCCCACCTCCTGTTGTTTGTCCTATTTCACCTTGCAATCCTTGCGATCCTTGTTGT aTACCAGTAAAATGTTGTAAAAGTTTCGACTTTCGAGCAAGTATCATATACAGATGCGAATGTATCAAAAGGAACGGTTTACAAGACAGATGCATGATGTGGGATTGCATGGGAAGACCGGAATGCATGACGAAATTGTATCCTGTGTGTGGTCCAGGTCGCAATGCGCTACTGAAACTAACTGATTTAGGCGATGCAGAAGTAGCTTTGAAAAAGTTTTACTGTGCTGATCAAGCAAGAGAAGCTGCTTTAGCTGCATATTGTAGATTAGTCTGTAATCAAGGTAGTACATGTCCACCAATCAAGTGTCCAAGTCCTTGTCCGCCTGTTTGCGTTCAACCACAGTGTTGCTCGCCCTGTGTTACATACTGCACACCACCCTGTATTTCTTACAATTGCTGCGTACCATGTCCACCACCATGCCCACCACTATGCCCACCACCATGCCCGCCACCGTGTCCACCACCATGCCCGCCACCATGCCCGCCACCGTGTCCACCTCCATGTGTACCGTTATGTTGTTCACCGTGCCCGCCATGCTCGCCATGTCCGCCGTGTTCACCATGCCCTCCATGTTCGCCATGTCCGCCATGCCCGCCATGTGTGCCATGCTCGCCATGCCCGCCATGCCCGCCATGTGTGCCATGCTCGCCATGCCCGCCGTGTTCGCCATGCCCACCGTGTTCGCCATGCCCACCGTGTTCGCCATGCCCACCGTGTTCGCCATGCCCGCCGTGTTCGCCATGCCCTCCATGTTCCCCATGTCCGCCATGCTCTCCATGCCCACCGCCATGTCCGCCACCATGCCCACCACCGTGTCCACCATGTGTACCGTTATGTTGTTCACCATGCCCACCATGTCCGCCATGTCCGCCATGTCCGCCACCATGTGTTCCATTATGTCCACCACCATGCCCACCACCATGCCCACCACCATGTGTTCCATTATGTTGTTCACCATGCCCGCCATGTATACCAATATGTCCGCCATGTCCACCATGCCCATCACCATGTATTCCGATGTGTCCGCCACCATGTATACCGTTTTGTCCACCATCTTGTTTTTGA